A single region of the Salvelinus sp. IW2-2015 linkage group LG20, ASM291031v2, whole genome shotgun sequence genome encodes:
- the elavl3 gene encoding LOW QUALITY PROTEIN: ELAV-like protein 3 isoform X1 (The sequence of the model RefSeq protein was modified relative to this genomic sequence to represent the inferred CDS: substituted 1 base at 1 genomic stop codon), with translation MSRMVTQIISTMETQVSNGPSGTSLPNGPVISTNGATDDSKTNLIVNXLPQNMTQEEFKSLFGSIGEIESCKLVRDKITGIHDASAGQSLGYGFVNYVDPNDADKAINTLNGLKLQTKTIKVSYARPSSASIRDANLYVSGLPKTMTQKDMEQLFSQYGRIITSRILVDQVTAGISRGVGFIRFDKRNEAEEAIKGLNGQKPLGAAEPITVKFANNPSQKTGQALLTQLYQTAARRYTGPLHHQTQRFSLIPPFGKGPDPNNSTKPILDNLLNASYGVKSSPSLLPRFSPITIDSMTSLAGVNLTGPTGAGWCIFVYNLSPEADESVLWQLLGPFGAVTNVKVIRDFTTNKCKGFGFVTMTNYDEAAMAIASLNGYRLGDRVLQVSFKTSKQHKA, from the exons ATGTCAAGAATGGTTACT CAGATAATCAGCACCATGGAAACCCAGGTGTCCAACGGTCCGAGCGGAACCAGCCTSCCTAACGGGCCAGTCATCAGCACCAACGGTGCCACAGACGACAGCAAGACCAACCTAATCGTCAACTARCTGCCTCAGAACATGACCCAGGAGGAATTCAAGAGCCTYTTCGGTAGCATCGGAGAGATTGAATCCTGCAAACTGGTCCGAGACAAGATTACAGGTATTCATGATGCTTCAGCAG GCCAGAGTTTGGGCTATGGGTTCGTAAACTATGTGGATCCCAATGACGCAGACAAGGCCATCAACACACTCAACGGTCTCAAACTGCAGACCAAAACAATTAAG GTATCGTACGCCCGCCCCAGTTCAGCTTCTATCCGTGATGCCAACCTGTATGTGAGCGGTCTGCCTAAGACCATGACCCAGAAGGACATGGAGCAGCTGTTCTCCCAGTATGGACGCATCATCACCTCCCGCATCCTGGTGGACCAGGTTACAG CAGGTATATCGCGAGGAGTGGGCTTCATCCGGTTTGACAAGCGGAACGAGGCGGAAGAGGCCATCAAGGGCCTGAACGGCCAGAAGCCCCTGGGCGCAGCCGAACCCATCACGGTGAAGTTCGCCAACAACCCCAGCCAGAAGACGGGCCAGGCRCTGCTCACCCAGCTGTACCAGACCGCTGCACGCCGCTACACTGGCCCRCTGCACCACCAGACTCAGCGCTTCAG CCTCATCCCTCCATTTGGAAAGGGACCAGATCCAAATAACAGCACAAAACCAAT ACTCGACAATTTACTAAACGCCAGCTACGGAGTCAAGAG ttctccctctctccttcctaggTTCTCCCCCATCACCATCGACAGCATGACCAGCCTGGCGGGAGTCAACCTGACCGGGCCCACCGGYGCCGGCTGGTGCATCTTCGTCTACAACCTATCGCCCGAGGCTGACGAAAGCGTCCTGTGGCAGCTGTTRGGGCCCTTCGGRGCCGTCACAAACGTCAAGGTCATCCGTGACTTCACCACCAACAAATGTAAGGGCTTCGGCTTCGTCACCATGACCAACTACGACGAGGCAGCCATGGCCATCGCTAGTCTCAACGGCTACCGCTTGGGAGACCGCGTGCTGCAGGTCTCCTTCAAGACCAGCAAGCAACAcaaggcctga
- the elavl3 gene encoding LOW QUALITY PROTEIN: ELAV-like protein 3 isoform X4 (The sequence of the model RefSeq protein was modified relative to this genomic sequence to represent the inferred CDS: substituted 1 base at 1 genomic stop codon), which yields MSRMVTQIISTMETQVSNGPSGTSLPNGPVISTNGATDDSKTNLIVNXLPQNMTQEEFKSLFGSIGEIESCKLVRDKITGIHDASAGQSLGYGFVNYVDPNDADKAINTLNGLKLQTKTIKVSYARPSSASIRDANLYVSGLPKTMTQKDMEQLFSQYGRIITSRILVDQVTAGISRGVGFIRFDKRNEAEEAIKGLNGQKPLGAAEPITVKFANNPSQKTGQALLTQLYQTAARRYTGPLHHQTQRFSLIPPFGKGPDPNNSTKPILDNLLNASYGVKRFSPITIDSMTSLAGVNLTGPTGAGWCIFVYNLSPEADESVLWQLLGPFGAVTNVKVIRDFTTNKCKGFGFVTMTNYDEAAMAIASLNGYRLGDRVLQVSFKTSKQHKA from the exons ATGTCAAGAATGGTTACT CAGATAATCAGCACCATGGAAACCCAGGTGTCCAACGGTCCGAGCGGAACCAGCCTSCCTAACGGGCCAGTCATCAGCACCAACGGTGCCACAGACGACAGCAAGACCAACCTAATCGTCAACTARCTGCCTCAGAACATGACCCAGGAGGAATTCAAGAGCCTYTTCGGTAGCATCGGAGAGATTGAATCCTGCAAACTGGTCCGAGACAAGATTACAGGTATTCATGATGCTTCAGCAG GCCAGAGTTTGGGCTATGGGTTCGTAAACTATGTGGATCCCAATGACGCAGACAAGGCCATCAACACACTCAACGGTCTCAAACTGCAGACCAAAACAATTAAG GTATCGTACGCCCGCCCCAGTTCAGCTTCTATCCGTGATGCCAACCTGTATGTGAGCGGTCTGCCTAAGACCATGACCCAGAAGGACATGGAGCAGCTGTTCTCCCAGTATGGACGCATCATCACCTCCCGCATCCTGGTGGACCAGGTTACAG CAGGTATATCGCGAGGAGTGGGCTTCATCCGGTTTGACAAGCGGAACGAGGCGGAAGAGGCCATCAAGGGCCTGAACGGCCAGAAGCCCCTGGGCGCAGCCGAACCCATCACGGTGAAGTTCGCCAACAACCCCAGCCAGAAGACGGGCCAGGCRCTGCTCACCCAGCTGTACCAGACCGCTGCACGCCGCTACACTGGCCCRCTGCACCACCAGACTCAGCGCTTCAG CCTCATCCCTCCATTTGGAAAGGGACCAGATCCAAATAACAGCACAAAACCAAT ACTCGACAATTTACTAAACGCCAGCTACGGAGTCAAGAG gTTCTCCCCCATCACCATCGACAGCATGACCAGCCTGGCGGGAGTCAACCTGACCGGGCCCACCGGYGCCGGCTGGTGCATCTTCGTCTACAACCTATCGCCCGAGGCTGACGAAAGCGTCCTGTGGCAGCTGTTRGGGCCCTTCGGRGCCGTCACAAACGTCAAGGTCATCCGTGACTTCACCACCAACAAATGTAAGGGCTTCGGCTTCGTCACCATGACCAACTACGACGAGGCAGCCATGGCCATCGCTAGTCTCAACGGCTACCGCTTGGGAGACCGCGTGCTGCAGGTCTCCTTCAAGACCAGCAAGCAACAcaaggcctga
- the elavl3 gene encoding LOW QUALITY PROTEIN: ELAV-like protein 3 isoform X6 (The sequence of the model RefSeq protein was modified relative to this genomic sequence to represent the inferred CDS: substituted 1 base at 1 genomic stop codon) codes for MSRMVTQIISTMETQVSNGPSGTSLPNGPVISTNGATDDSKTNLIVNXLPQNMTQEEFKSLFGSIGEIESCKLVRDKITGIHDASAGQSLGYGFVNYVDPNDADKAINTLNGLKLQTKTIKVSYARPSSASIRDANLYVSGLPKTMTQKDMEQLFSQYGRIITSRILVDQVTAGISRGVGFIRFDKRNEAEEAIKGLNGQKPLGAAEPITVKFANNPSQKTGQALLTQLYQTAARRYTGPLHHQTQRFSLIPPFGKGPDPNNSTKPISPSLLPRFSPITIDSMTSLAGVNLTGPTGAGWCIFVYNLSPEADESVLWQLLGPFGAVTNVKVIRDFTTNKCKGFGFVTMTNYDEAAMAIASLNGYRLGDRVLQVSFKTSKQHKA; via the exons ATGTCAAGAATGGTTACT CAGATAATCAGCACCATGGAAACCCAGGTGTCCAACGGTCCGAGCGGAACCAGCCTSCCTAACGGGCCAGTCATCAGCACCAACGGTGCCACAGACGACAGCAAGACCAACCTAATCGTCAACTARCTGCCTCAGAACATGACCCAGGAGGAATTCAAGAGCCTYTTCGGTAGCATCGGAGAGATTGAATCCTGCAAACTGGTCCGAGACAAGATTACAGGTATTCATGATGCTTCAGCAG GCCAGAGTTTGGGCTATGGGTTCGTAAACTATGTGGATCCCAATGACGCAGACAAGGCCATCAACACACTCAACGGTCTCAAACTGCAGACCAAAACAATTAAG GTATCGTACGCCCGCCCCAGTTCAGCTTCTATCCGTGATGCCAACCTGTATGTGAGCGGTCTGCCTAAGACCATGACCCAGAAGGACATGGAGCAGCTGTTCTCCCAGTATGGACGCATCATCACCTCCCGCATCCTGGTGGACCAGGTTACAG CAGGTATATCGCGAGGAGTGGGCTTCATCCGGTTTGACAAGCGGAACGAGGCGGAAGAGGCCATCAAGGGCCTGAACGGCCAGAAGCCCCTGGGCGCAGCCGAACCCATCACGGTGAAGTTCGCCAACAACCCCAGCCAGAAGACGGGCCAGGCRCTGCTCACCCAGCTGTACCAGACCGCTGCACGCCGCTACACTGGCCCRCTGCACCACCAGACTCAGCGCTTCAG CCTCATCCCTCCATTTGGAAAGGGACCAGATCCAAATAACAGCACAAAACCAAT ttctccctctctccttcctaggTTCTCCCCCATCACCATCGACAGCATGACCAGCCTGGCGGGAGTCAACCTGACCGGGCCCACCGGYGCCGGCTGGTGCATCTTCGTCTACAACCTATCGCCCGAGGCTGACGAAAGCGTCCTGTGGCAGCTGTTRGGGCCCTTCGGRGCCGTCACAAACGTCAAGGTCATCCGTGACTTCACCACCAACAAATGTAAGGGCTTCGGCTTCGTCACCATGACCAACTACGACGAGGCAGCCATGGCCATCGCTAGTCTCAACGGCTACCGCTTGGGAGACCGCGTGCTGCAGGTCTCCTTCAAGACCAGCAAGCAACAcaaggcctga
- the elavl3 gene encoding LOW QUALITY PROTEIN: ELAV-like protein 3 isoform X7 (The sequence of the model RefSeq protein was modified relative to this genomic sequence to represent the inferred CDS: substituted 1 base at 1 genomic stop codon): MSRMVTQIISTMETQVSNGPSGTSLPNGPVISTNGATDDSKTNLIVNXLPQNMTQEEFKSLFGSIGEIESCKLVRDKITGIHDASAGQSLGYGFVNYVDPNDADKAINTLNGLKLQTKTIKVSYARPSSASIRDANLYVSGLPKTMTQKDMEQLFSQYGRIITSRILVDQVTAGISRGVGFIRFDKRNEAEEAIKGLNGQKPLGAAEPITVKFANNPSQKTGQALLTQLYQTAARRYTGPLHHQTQRFSSPSLLPRFSPITIDSMTSLAGVNLTGPTGAGWCIFVYNLSPEADESVLWQLLGPFGAVTNVKVIRDFTTNKCKGFGFVTMTNYDEAAMAIASLNGYRLGDRVLQVSFKTSKQHKA; encoded by the exons ATGTCAAGAATGGTTACT CAGATAATCAGCACCATGGAAACCCAGGTGTCCAACGGTCCGAGCGGAACCAGCCTSCCTAACGGGCCAGTCATCAGCACCAACGGTGCCACAGACGACAGCAAGACCAACCTAATCGTCAACTARCTGCCTCAGAACATGACCCAGGAGGAATTCAAGAGCCTYTTCGGTAGCATCGGAGAGATTGAATCCTGCAAACTGGTCCGAGACAAGATTACAGGTATTCATGATGCTTCAGCAG GCCAGAGTTTGGGCTATGGGTTCGTAAACTATGTGGATCCCAATGACGCAGACAAGGCCATCAACACACTCAACGGTCTCAAACTGCAGACCAAAACAATTAAG GTATCGTACGCCCGCCCCAGTTCAGCTTCTATCCGTGATGCCAACCTGTATGTGAGCGGTCTGCCTAAGACCATGACCCAGAAGGACATGGAGCAGCTGTTCTCCCAGTATGGACGCATCATCACCTCCCGCATCCTGGTGGACCAGGTTACAG CAGGTATATCGCGAGGAGTGGGCTTCATCCGGTTTGACAAGCGGAACGAGGCGGAAGAGGCCATCAAGGGCCTGAACGGCCAGAAGCCCCTGGGCGCAGCCGAACCCATCACGGTGAAGTTCGCCAACAACCCCAGCCAGAAGACGGGCCAGGCRCTGCTCACCCAGCTGTACCAGACCGCTGCACGCCGCTACACTGGCCCRCTGCACCACCAGACTCAGCGCTTCAG ttctccctctctccttcctaggTTCTCCCCCATCACCATCGACAGCATGACCAGCCTGGCGGGAGTCAACCTGACCGGGCCCACCGGYGCCGGCTGGTGCATCTTCGTCTACAACCTATCGCCCGAGGCTGACGAAAGCGTCCTGTGGCAGCTGTTRGGGCCCTTCGGRGCCGTCACAAACGTCAAGGTCATCCGTGACTTCACCACCAACAAATGTAAGGGCTTCGGCTTCGTCACCATGACCAACTACGACGAGGCAGCCATGGCCATCGCTAGTCTCAACGGCTACCGCTTGGGAGACCGCGTGCTGCAGGTCTCCTTCAAGACCAGCAAGCAACAcaaggcctga
- the elavl3 gene encoding LOW QUALITY PROTEIN: ELAV-like protein 3 isoform X8 (The sequence of the model RefSeq protein was modified relative to this genomic sequence to represent the inferred CDS: substituted 1 base at 1 genomic stop codon), with the protein MSRMVTQIISTMETQVSNGPSGTSLPNGPVISTNGATDDSKTNLIVNXLPQNMTQEEFKSLFGSIGEIESCKLVRDKITGIHDASAGQSLGYGFVNYVDPNDADKAINTLNGLKLQTKTIKVSYARPSSASIRDANLYVSGLPKTMTQKDMEQLFSQYGRIITSRILVDQVTAGISRGVGFIRFDKRNEAEEAIKGLNGQKPLGAAEPITVKFANNPSQKTGQALLTQLYQTAARRYTGPLHHQTQRFRFSPITIDSMTSLAGVNLTGPTGAGWCIFVYNLSPEADESVLWQLLGPFGAVTNVKVIRDFTTNKCKGFGFVTMTNYDEAAMAIASLNGYRLGDRVLQVSFKTSKQHKA; encoded by the exons ATGTCAAGAATGGTTACT CAGATAATCAGCACCATGGAAACCCAGGTGTCCAACGGTCCGAGCGGAACCAGCCTSCCTAACGGGCCAGTCATCAGCACCAACGGTGCCACAGACGACAGCAAGACCAACCTAATCGTCAACTARCTGCCTCAGAACATGACCCAGGAGGAATTCAAGAGCCTYTTCGGTAGCATCGGAGAGATTGAATCCTGCAAACTGGTCCGAGACAAGATTACAGGTATTCATGATGCTTCAGCAG GCCAGAGTTTGGGCTATGGGTTCGTAAACTATGTGGATCCCAATGACGCAGACAAGGCCATCAACACACTCAACGGTCTCAAACTGCAGACCAAAACAATTAAG GTATCGTACGCCCGCCCCAGTTCAGCTTCTATCCGTGATGCCAACCTGTATGTGAGCGGTCTGCCTAAGACCATGACCCAGAAGGACATGGAGCAGCTGTTCTCCCAGTATGGACGCATCATCACCTCCCGCATCCTGGTGGACCAGGTTACAG CAGGTATATCGCGAGGAGTGGGCTTCATCCGGTTTGACAAGCGGAACGAGGCGGAAGAGGCCATCAAGGGCCTGAACGGCCAGAAGCCCCTGGGCGCAGCCGAACCCATCACGGTGAAGTTCGCCAACAACCCCAGCCAGAAGACGGGCCAGGCRCTGCTCACCCAGCTGTACCAGACCGCTGCACGCCGCTACACTGGCCCRCTGCACCACCAGACTCAGCGCTTCAG gTTCTCCCCCATCACCATCGACAGCATGACCAGCCTGGCGGGAGTCAACCTGACCGGGCCCACCGGYGCCGGCTGGTGCATCTTCGTCTACAACCTATCGCCCGAGGCTGACGAAAGCGTCCTGTGGCAGCTGTTRGGGCCCTTCGGRGCCGTCACAAACGTCAAGGTCATCCGTGACTTCACCACCAACAAATGTAAGGGCTTCGGCTTCGTCACCATGACCAACTACGACGAGGCAGCCATGGCCATCGCTAGTCTCAACGGCTACCGCTTGGGAGACCGCGTGCTGCAGGTCTCCTTCAAGACCAGCAAGCAACAcaaggcctga
- the elavl3 gene encoding LOW QUALITY PROTEIN: ELAV-like protein 3 isoform X10 (The sequence of the model RefSeq protein was modified relative to this genomic sequence to represent the inferred CDS: substituted 1 base at 1 genomic stop codon), producing the protein MSRMVTIISTMETQVSNGPSGTSLPNGPVISTNGATDDSKTNLIVNXLPQNMTQEEFKSLFGSIGEIESCKLVRDKITGQSLGYGFVNYVDPNDADKAINTLNGLKLQTKTIKVSYARPSSASIRDANLYVSGLPKTMTQKDMEQLFSQYGRIITSRILVDQVTAGISRGVGFIRFDKRNEAEEAIKGLNGQKPLGAAEPITVKFANNPSQKTGQALLTQLYQTAARRYTGPLHHQTQRFRFSPITIDSMTSLAGVNLTGPTGAGWCIFVYNLSPEADESVLWQLLGPFGAVTNVKVIRDFTTNKCKGFGFVTMTNYDEAAMAIASLNGYRLGDRVLQVSFKTSKQHKA; encoded by the exons ATGTCAAGAATGGTTACT ATAATCAGCACCATGGAAACCCAGGTGTCCAACGGTCCGAGCGGAACCAGCCTSCCTAACGGGCCAGTCATCAGCACCAACGGTGCCACAGACGACAGCAAGACCAACCTAATCGTCAACTARCTGCCTCAGAACATGACCCAGGAGGAATTCAAGAGCCTYTTCGGTAGCATCGGAGAGATTGAATCCTGCAAACTGGTCCGAGACAAGATTACAG GCCAGAGTTTGGGCTATGGGTTCGTAAACTATGTGGATCCCAATGACGCAGACAAGGCCATCAACACACTCAACGGTCTCAAACTGCAGACCAAAACAATTAAG GTATCGTACGCCCGCCCCAGTTCAGCTTCTATCCGTGATGCCAACCTGTATGTGAGCGGTCTGCCTAAGACCATGACCCAGAAGGACATGGAGCAGCTGTTCTCCCAGTATGGACGCATCATCACCTCCCGCATCCTGGTGGACCAGGTTACAG CAGGTATATCGCGAGGAGTGGGCTTCATCCGGTTTGACAAGCGGAACGAGGCGGAAGAGGCCATCAAGGGCCTGAACGGCCAGAAGCCCCTGGGCGCAGCCGAACCCATCACGGTGAAGTTCGCCAACAACCCCAGCCAGAAGACGGGCCAGGCRCTGCTCACCCAGCTGTACCAGACCGCTGCACGCCGCTACACTGGCCCRCTGCACCACCAGACTCAGCGCTTCAG gTTCTCCCCCATCACCATCGACAGCATGACCAGCCTGGCGGGAGTCAACCTGACCGGGCCCACCGGYGCCGGCTGGTGCATCTTCGTCTACAACCTATCGCCCGAGGCTGACGAAAGCGTCCTGTGGCAGCTGTTRGGGCCCTTCGGRGCCGTCACAAACGTCAAGGTCATCCGTGACTTCACCACCAACAAATGTAAGGGCTTCGGCTTCGTCACCATGACCAACTACGACGAGGCAGCCATGGCCATCGCTAGTCTCAACGGCTACCGCTTGGGAGACCGCGTGCTGCAGGTCTCCTTCAAGACCAGCAAGCAACAcaaggcctga
- the elavl3 gene encoding LOW QUALITY PROTEIN: ELAV-like protein 3 isoform X3 (The sequence of the model RefSeq protein was modified relative to this genomic sequence to represent the inferred CDS: substituted 1 base at 1 genomic stop codon): MSRMVTQIISTMETQVSNGPSGTSLPNGPVISTNGATDDSKTNLIVNXLPQNMTQEEFKSLFGSIGEIESCKLVRDKITGQSLGYGFVNYVDPNDADKAINTLNGLKLQTKTIKVSYARPSSASIRDANLYVSGLPKTMTQKDMEQLFSQYGRIITSRILVDQVTAGISRGVGFIRFDKRNEAEEAIKGLNGQKPLGAAEPITVKFANNPSQKTGQALLTQLYQTAARRYTGPLHHQTQRFSLIPPFGKGPDPNNSTKPILDNLLNASYGVKSSPSLLPRFSPITIDSMTSLAGVNLTGPTGAGWCIFVYNLSPEADESVLWQLLGPFGAVTNVKVIRDFTTNKCKGFGFVTMTNYDEAAMAIASLNGYRLGDRVLQVSFKTSKQHKA, encoded by the exons ATGTCAAGAATGGTTACT CAGATAATCAGCACCATGGAAACCCAGGTGTCCAACGGTCCGAGCGGAACCAGCCTSCCTAACGGGCCAGTCATCAGCACCAACGGTGCCACAGACGACAGCAAGACCAACCTAATCGTCAACTARCTGCCTCAGAACATGACCCAGGAGGAATTCAAGAGCCTYTTCGGTAGCATCGGAGAGATTGAATCCTGCAAACTGGTCCGAGACAAGATTACAG GCCAGAGTTTGGGCTATGGGTTCGTAAACTATGTGGATCCCAATGACGCAGACAAGGCCATCAACACACTCAACGGTCTCAAACTGCAGACCAAAACAATTAAG GTATCGTACGCCCGCCCCAGTTCAGCTTCTATCCGTGATGCCAACCTGTATGTGAGCGGTCTGCCTAAGACCATGACCCAGAAGGACATGGAGCAGCTGTTCTCCCAGTATGGACGCATCATCACCTCCCGCATCCTGGTGGACCAGGTTACAG CAGGTATATCGCGAGGAGTGGGCTTCATCCGGTTTGACAAGCGGAACGAGGCGGAAGAGGCCATCAAGGGCCTGAACGGCCAGAAGCCCCTGGGCGCAGCCGAACCCATCACGGTGAAGTTCGCCAACAACCCCAGCCAGAAGACGGGCCAGGCRCTGCTCACCCAGCTGTACCAGACCGCTGCACGCCGCTACACTGGCCCRCTGCACCACCAGACTCAGCGCTTCAG CCTCATCCCTCCATTTGGAAAGGGACCAGATCCAAATAACAGCACAAAACCAAT ACTCGACAATTTACTAAACGCCAGCTACGGAGTCAAGAG ttctccctctctccttcctaggTTCTCCCCCATCACCATCGACAGCATGACCAGCCTGGCGGGAGTCAACCTGACCGGGCCCACCGGYGCCGGCTGGTGCATCTTCGTCTACAACCTATCGCCCGAGGCTGACGAAAGCGTCCTGTGGCAGCTGTTRGGGCCCTTCGGRGCCGTCACAAACGTCAAGGTCATCCGTGACTTCACCACCAACAAATGTAAGGGCTTCGGCTTCGTCACCATGACCAACTACGACGAGGCAGCCATGGCCATCGCTAGTCTCAACGGCTACCGCTTGGGAGACCGCGTGCTGCAGGTCTCCTTCAAGACCAGCAAGCAACAcaaggcctga
- the elavl3 gene encoding LOW QUALITY PROTEIN: ELAV-like protein 3 isoform X2 (The sequence of the model RefSeq protein was modified relative to this genomic sequence to represent the inferred CDS: substituted 1 base at 1 genomic stop codon) produces MSRMVTIISTMETQVSNGPSGTSLPNGPVISTNGATDDSKTNLIVNXLPQNMTQEEFKSLFGSIGEIESCKLVRDKITGIHDASAGQSLGYGFVNYVDPNDADKAINTLNGLKLQTKTIKVSYARPSSASIRDANLYVSGLPKTMTQKDMEQLFSQYGRIITSRILVDQVTAGISRGVGFIRFDKRNEAEEAIKGLNGQKPLGAAEPITVKFANNPSQKTGQALLTQLYQTAARRYTGPLHHQTQRFSLIPPFGKGPDPNNSTKPILDNLLNASYGVKSSPSLLPRFSPITIDSMTSLAGVNLTGPTGAGWCIFVYNLSPEADESVLWQLLGPFGAVTNVKVIRDFTTNKCKGFGFVTMTNYDEAAMAIASLNGYRLGDRVLQVSFKTSKQHKA; encoded by the exons ATGTCAAGAATGGTTACT ATAATCAGCACCATGGAAACCCAGGTGTCCAACGGTCCGAGCGGAACCAGCCTSCCTAACGGGCCAGTCATCAGCACCAACGGTGCCACAGACGACAGCAAGACCAACCTAATCGTCAACTARCTGCCTCAGAACATGACCCAGGAGGAATTCAAGAGCCTYTTCGGTAGCATCGGAGAGATTGAATCCTGCAAACTGGTCCGAGACAAGATTACAGGTATTCATGATGCTTCAGCAG GCCAGAGTTTGGGCTATGGGTTCGTAAACTATGTGGATCCCAATGACGCAGACAAGGCCATCAACACACTCAACGGTCTCAAACTGCAGACCAAAACAATTAAG GTATCGTACGCCCGCCCCAGTTCAGCTTCTATCCGTGATGCCAACCTGTATGTGAGCGGTCTGCCTAAGACCATGACCCAGAAGGACATGGAGCAGCTGTTCTCCCAGTATGGACGCATCATCACCTCCCGCATCCTGGTGGACCAGGTTACAG CAGGTATATCGCGAGGAGTGGGCTTCATCCGGTTTGACAAGCGGAACGAGGCGGAAGAGGCCATCAAGGGCCTGAACGGCCAGAAGCCCCTGGGCGCAGCCGAACCCATCACGGTGAAGTTCGCCAACAACCCCAGCCAGAAGACGGGCCAGGCRCTGCTCACCCAGCTGTACCAGACCGCTGCACGCCGCTACACTGGCCCRCTGCACCACCAGACTCAGCGCTTCAG CCTCATCCCTCCATTTGGAAAGGGACCAGATCCAAATAACAGCACAAAACCAAT ACTCGACAATTTACTAAACGCCAGCTACGGAGTCAAGAG ttctccctctctccttcctaggTTCTCCCCCATCACCATCGACAGCATGACCAGCCTGGCGGGAGTCAACCTGACCGGGCCCACCGGYGCCGGCTGGTGCATCTTCGTCTACAACCTATCGCCCGAGGCTGACGAAAGCGTCCTGTGGCAGCTGTTRGGGCCCTTCGGRGCCGTCACAAACGTCAAGGTCATCCGTGACTTCACCACCAACAAATGTAAGGGCTTCGGCTTCGTCACCATGACCAACTACGACGAGGCAGCCATGGCCATCGCTAGTCTCAACGGCTACCGCTTGGGAGACCGCGTGCTGCAGGTCTCCTTCAAGACCAGCAAGCAACAcaaggcctga